From Caretta caretta isolate rCarCar2 chromosome 3, rCarCar1.hap1, whole genome shotgun sequence, a single genomic window includes:
- the RWDD2A gene encoding RWD domain-containing protein 2A — protein sequence MAITMKECLELQLLEMEMLFSMFPNKGEISLQDKNALTYVQMYLKNIKEGLPPRIEYSISVDIDEPKVKVDLHVSLPHSYPHSAPQLFARSEALNRQNQLQLNKHLTSHISSLDSGELCVCAAVQWVRDNSASYFQNSDVSSETSPKEKAVKIIFHRMWIYSHHIYRQELKKKIFDCAKQLNLTGFCLTGKPGIICVEGLKENAEEFWHVIRYPNWKHISCKHVESMETEGNGEKLHLFHTFEDLQFQAHGDYGLRNDYHMDLGQFLEFLKQHQSEHIFQLLFGVEGKQSDN from the exons ATGGCTATCACGATGAAAGAATGTCTTGAACTTCAGCTGTTGGAAATGGAAATGCTCTTTTCAATGTTTCCTAATAAAGGAGAAATAAGCCTTCAGGACAAAAATGCTCTTACTTATGTGCAGAtgtatttgaaaaatataaaagaagGACTGCCACCACGGATTGAATATTCAATTTCTGTTGATATTGATGAACCAAAG GTAAAAGTAGACTTGCATGTATCCTTGCCTCACAGCTACCCTCATTCAGCACCGCAACTATTTGCAAGATCAGAGGCACTAAACAGACAGAATCAACTGCAGCTCAATAAACATCTCACTTCTCACATCAGTTCTTTGGATTCAGGTGAACTGTGTGTATGTGCGGCTGTGCAGTGGGTACGAGACAACAGTGCATCTTATTTCCAAAACAGCGATGTCTCTTCTGAAACTTCTCCAAAAGAAAAGGcagtaaaaataatttttcatcgAATGTGGATCTATAGCCATCATATATATAGACaggaactgaaaaagaaaatctttgaTTGCGCGAAGCAATTAAATTTGACTGGTTTCTGCCTAACAGGGAAACCTGGTATCATCTGTGTGGAGGGGCTCAAAGAAAACGCTGAGGAGTTCTGGCATGTTATTAGATATCCTAACTGGAAACACATTTCCTGCAAACATGTTGAGAGTATGGAAACGGAAGGAAATGGGGAGAAGCTTCATCTCTTTCATACTTTTGAAGATTTACAGTTCCAGGCACATGGTGATTATGGACTGAGGAATGACTATCACATGGATCTTGGCCAATTCTTAGAATTCCTTAAACAGCATCAAAGTGAACATATTTTTCAATTATTATTTGGTGTTGAAGGCAAACAGTCAGACAATTAA
- the PGM3 gene encoding phosphoacetylglucosamine mutase, producing the protein MDFEAVAKYSALHLKPAGLSLQYGTAGFRTKAGHLDHVMYRMGLLAVLRSRQTKSTIGVMVTASHNPEEDNGVKLVDPLGEMLTSAWEEYATRLANAEEQEIQSILTEICQKEAVKLHEHASVFIGRDTRHSSEKLSQSVIDGVSALGGQYHDYGLVTTPQLHYMVCCQNTQEDYGKATVEGYYQKLSKAFGELTKQASSSEDDQMCLKIDCANGIGALKLKEMERYLPKKLLIHLYNDGTKGKLNHLCGADFVKVHQKPPLGLEIKPNERCCSFDGDADRIVYYYNDTAGHFHLVDGDKIATLISTFIKELLIQVGQTLKMAVVQTAYANGSSTCYLEETMKVPVHCTKTGVKHLHHKAQEFDIGVYFEANGHGTVLFSKAAEEKIRHMAKEEKENQKREAAKMLENTIDLINQTVGDAISDMLVIEAILALKGLTVQQWDAIYTDLPNRQLKVKVADRRVIDTTDAERRAVAPPGLQEKIDELVKKYRLSRAFVRPSGTEDVVRVYSEADTQENADSLAHEVSLAVYHLAGGIGEPPQPVC; encoded by the exons ATGGATTTTGAGGCAGTTGCAAAGTACTCAGCATTACACCTGAAACCAGCTGGACTTAGCCTTCAGTATGGAACTGCTGGATTTCGTACCAAGGCAGGACATCTTGATCATGTCATGTATCGCATGGGTTTGCTGGCAGTACTAAGGTCCAGGCAGACCAAATCTACTATTGGAGTCATGGTTACAGCATCTCACAATCCTGAA GAAGACAATGGTGTAAAATTGGTCGATCCTCTGGGTGAAATGTTGACCTCTGCCTGGGAAGAATATGCTACACGCCTAGCTAATGCAGAAGAGCAAGAAATACAGAGCATACTGACTGAGATCTGCCAGAAAGAAGCAGTGAAACTACACGAACATGCCTCAGTTTTTATTGGTAGAGACACCAG ACATAGCAGTGAGAAACTTTCACAGTCAGTAATAGATGGTGTATCTGCTCTAGGTGGTCAATATCATG ATTATGGTCTGGTGACAACACCACAGCTGCATTACATGGTCTGCTGTCAAAATACTCAAGAAGACTATGGGAAGGCAACAGTGGAAGGTTACTACCAGAAACTATCCAAAGCTTTTGGGGAGCTGACAAAACAA GCTTCCAGCTCTGAAGATGACCAGATGTGTCTGAAGATAGATTGTGCAAATGGTATAGGAGCCCTGAAACTAAAGGAAATGGAACGTTACCTTCCAAAGAAGCTGCTAATTCACCTATATAATGATGGAACCAAAGGGAAACTCAATCATTTATGTGGTGCAGACTTTGTGAAAGTTCATCAGAAACCTCCTCTAG GACTAGAAATCAAACCTAACGAAAGATGCTGCTCGTTTGATGGAGATGCAGACAGAATTGTTTATTACTATAATGATACTGCTGGCCATTTTCATCTTGTGGATGGAGATAAAATAGCAACTTTAATTAGCACGTTCATTAAAGAACTTCTTATCCAG GTAGGACAAACTCTAAAGATGGCAGTGGTACAAACAGCATATGCTAATGGGAGCTCTACATGTTATCTTGAGGAAACCATGAAG GTGCCTGTTCATTGTACCAAAACAGGAGTAAAGCATTTACATCACAAGGCCCAGGAATTTGACATTGGAGTTTACTTTGAGGCAAATGGACATGGAACA GTATTATTTAGTAAAGCTGCTGAAGAGAAAATAAGACACATggcaaaagaagaaaaggagaatcAAAAAAGAGAAGCTGCGAAGATGCTTGAAAATACCATTGACCTGATTAATCAA ACTGTGGGTGATGCCATCTCAGACATGCTAGTGATTGAAGCAATCTTGGCTCTAAAGGGTCTGACAGTGCAACAGTGGGATGCCATTTACACAGATCTTCCCAACCGACAGCTGAAAGTTAAG GTTGCAGATAGACGAGTCATTGACACAACAGATGCTGAGAGACGTGCAGTTGCACCCCCAGGACTACAAGAAAAAATTGATGAACTTGTAAAGAAGTACAGACTGTCACGAGCTTTTGTCCGCCCATCAGGAACAGAAGATGTAGTGCGTGTATACTCTGAAGCAGACACACAG GAGAATGCAGATTCCCTCGCACATGAAGTAAGCCTTGCTGTTTACCATCTAGCTGGTGGAATAGGAGAACCACCTCAGCCTGTATGTTGA